The genomic stretch CTTGTGATTACTTTTTTAGAAGATTCATTGAGCCAACGCCGTCTAATTATATGCAGATAAACATTTTTTCCACGTATTGGGAAATCTTGAACAGTAGCTTCAGCAAAGAAACCTTTGGAGGTTAGTTTAACGTCTTTAAACTCTTGTGGAACATGGTTTAATTCTGTAAAATAGAAATGAAGTTCTCCTTGTTTAACTTCATGTTTTGTAAGCTTAAAATAGTCAACAAGAACTTCTGGTAATAATAATTTAACAATATCAATTGAGGTGTCCAAAATAGAAATAATTTAAAAAATCAAAGTTCAACTAATTTTATCTACTCCACAACTTTTTGTGTTGAGCCAAGGTCCGCCACATTTTGACTTTTATAATTATATTTTCATGGGATTTGAAAAACGTCATGTAGATTTGACTTCTCCAGAGCGAGATCAACATATGGAAAATGATTGTGATTTTGTAATTTCTGAGATTGCATTGCTAATAAGTTAAAAAATTTTAACTCAGTAGTTTTGAATTTGCTATTATATGTTGAAGATAATTTATGAGATGGAAATATTACTTTGCAATATTATACCTTGAGAGCATTGCTAACTCAAGCAAATCTCATACGGTTCATCATTATGCAATTTTGGGTATATTATATGGATCGTTTAGATATCGTTATTGTAGATGAAAATTTCGGATATAACCAAACAATACCAAACGCAGCTTTGAAAAATTCAAAAGCAAGCTAAAATATAGAATTCATTATTTTACGCATACCTTTAAATGCTAATATAATTGCTCCAGCGGCAACTAGAAGTCCAACTATTAATACAGGAATGTATAATGAATGCTCTTGGTTTTTAAACGCTGAATGCAAGATAATTGGTCCAGCAAACATGCATACTAGCGATCCTGCCATGAGTTTTATTCCTTTTGCTAATACTTCTTTATTTGTTCTTTTTGTCATAATTAGAGATTGCTAATCGCACATTTTTATGTTGTTCTAATAATTTTTTTGCTTCTTCTGATGAAACCTGTAGTTCGGACATAATCATTTTTACGCCTCTATCAACTAGTTTGTGATTGCTGAGTTGCATATCAACCATTTTATTTCCTTTGATTTTACCTAGTTGTATCATGACTGCGGTAGAAATCATATTGAGCACCAATTTTTGTGCAGTTCCGGCTTTCATTCTAGAGCTTCCTGTTACAAATTCGGAACCGACAATAACTTCTATTGGATGTTTTGAGACAGTTGATAATGGACTATTGTGATTACATGTAATACAACCTGTCAAAATATCATATTTATTACATTTTTTCAATGCTCCAATTACATATGGAGTTGTTCCAGAGGCAGCAATTCCAATAACAGTATCGTTTTGTGAGATTTTTTGTTCTTGTAAATCTATCCAACCTTGTTCCGTATCATCTTCGGCGAATTCTACTGCTTTTCTGATAGCTATATCGCCACCAGCAATGATTCCTACGACTAATTCATGCGGAACACCAAATGTTGGTGGACATTCTGAAGCGTCAACAATTCCGAGTCTTCCGCTTGTGCCAGCGCCAATGTAGAACAATCGCCCGCCATTTTTCATTCGAGTTACAATATTGAAAACTAAGTTTTCTATTTCAGGAATTACTCTTTCAACCGCCAACGGAACTATTTTATCCTCAGTATTTATGTTGATTAATAGTTCCGATACGCTCATTTTTTCAAGATGATTGTATTTCGAATCCAGTTCCGTTGTTTTGATAAATTCCATAGTTCAAAAATACATTATTTTGTGTACATATTGAATGGTTTTCTCGCGTTAGTGATAGGAACAATGTTGGAGCTCTTTTGCTAGAAGTCTCAGGAACTCGAAGACTGAGAGGAAAAAGTGACTGCGGATAGCTGTACCTTAGCTTAAGAAGTGAAAATAATCAGATAAAACAGAAAAGTCAGTATTCACGTGTGTTTACTCTTTTTAGAAAACCCATTTATTATATTTAGTTTTAATGAAATTTTAAAAAATGAATACGTTATCGAATACAATTTGACTGGTCAAAGGCAATTTTCTGATCCTAAAATCTATGATGCTGGTGGCGATTTAAACAAACGTTGGTATGTGTACTACTCCTATCGTGATCCTGAGACCGGAAAACTGAAAAGGCAACCTGCTATTTACAAAGGGGCAAATCGATTTAAAACCAAATGCGAACATCTCGAAATATTAATGGCTTTTAAATCAGCCTTAAAAAATCTTTTATCTCAAGGGTATAGTCCTTATGAAAACTACAAAGTTACTGAAGCTAAAATTGAGAAACTTGAAAAAGCTAAAACCACGGAATTAGAAAAATAAGTATAACCTAACAAGTACACTACTAAGAAAGCATTACATTTAACACTAAAATAAAAGCTACCATTATCTTATCAAATCGTGCAAAAATAACATTAAGAGGACATCTTAAACGTTTTGTTGCTTGGCTAGAACAGCAAAAACTAGACAACATTAAAAGCACAAAGCATACTCAGACGCTGAAATCAAAATGATGCGTGAATATATAGATCAAAAAGACCCGTATCTTATAAAATTCATTCAATTTATAGCGTATGCTTTTTTAAGAAATGTGGAAATATGTAGACTTATAGTTGGCGACATTGATTTGAAAAATAGATAGAACATGGAAAAGAAATAGATCTGAAAGTGGTTGATTTTTGTAAAAATGCAGATTTATTAATTCACGATGCGCAATACACAGACGAAGAATTGGAATTACATAGTAGTTTCAATCAAGCAATGACAACGGCAGAAAAAGCAAATGTCAAAAATTTAGTGCTTACACATCATGATCCGTCGCATGACGATATCTTTTCAGGAAATATAGAAAAAATGTGTCAAAATCGTTTTCCTTCTTGTCAATTAGCAAAAGAAAGTTTAGAGTTTACTCTTTAAAATAATTAAAATTAGTTTGATGTTTTTTCAATAGTGAGCTGAAATATGTTGTCTAATTAATGTAGGTTCAATATAAAAACAATATGTCACGAATTCTTTTCCGAAGTGTAGAAAGTAATAATAATTCTTTTTTTATGTATAGATATTTTTAGCTTTGTAAAAGTATTATCAATCAGAAAATGAAAAAAAATAACGTCGTTAACAAAACTACTGAAGCGGTTCACAACTTAAACGTTACGACCAAAGAAAGAATACGGAAAATCATAGAGGATAATGATACCAAATCTGGACGACTCTTTGATATTACAATACAAATACTAATTCTTCTTTCTATTGTGGTATATTGTTTTGGTACACTTCCAAACTTATCCCCTTTTTGGGTACAAACTTTAGATATTATAAATAATGTTTGTTATGTCGTTTTTACAATAGAATATTTTGCAAGGATCTATATTACCAAAAATAAATTGAAGTACATATTTAGTTTCTACGGTATTATAGACTTACTTGCAATTCTACCATTCTTATTCGCAAAACAATTTGATTTAAGAGCTATTAGAGCTTTGCGTATTTTCAGAATCATTAGTGCGCTTAGGATATCGAAATATAACAATGCAATTAGAAGGTTTGCCATTGCCTTGAGAATTATACGTCCAGAACTTACGTTATTTTTTATTTTAACTGGTATATTTATTTTCCTTTCCGCAGCAGGTATTTATTATTTTGAAAATGAAGCACAACCCGAACAATTTGCTTCTATCTTCCATAGTCTTTGGTGGGCTATCATAACGCTTACCACAGTTGGTTATGGAGATATTTACCCAATAACTTTAGGTGGTAGAGTGTTTACTTTTGTAATGCTACTTATTGGTTTAGGAATCATTACAATTCCGACTGGTTTAATTGCAAGTGCACTTTCATCTGCAAGAGATATTGAATTAGAAGAAAAGAAAAATAAAGAAGCACAAGCAAAATAATTTCAATCCTAAATCGCAAACACTTTCGGTGATTATTTTATAAAATATACTCAAAAAATCAGCGAGGATTTTCTATTCGGTTGTAATTTGTTAAATTAGGTGTTTAAACACGTTACTGTAAGCTAAAAAAACCTAGATGTCAATAGAAAACATACCTGAAATCTACATTAAGGATAAAAAAGTAAACCCTGATTTATTTGTTTACGACTTCAAAATGAATAATGATGTTGTTAAAAGTAAAGTCAATTTAGGGATGAATATGTTTAGTTTTTTACAAATTGGCAAAAAACAAGTACATTTTGCAGGAACAGCAGTTGCAGTAAATAAAGACCAATCACTATTACTCAAAAAAGGCAATTGGCTATGGACAGAGTTATTAGATACAGATGCAATTTATTATTGTAAACTTTTCTTTTTTTCAGAAAGTAAGCTAAAATATTTTCTAGATAAGCATTCTGAAAACCCAAGAATTGTAGAAGGCGAAACTCCATATTTTATAATTGCAAATGATACATATATCATATCCTATTTGAATTCATTATCTGCCATTAGTAGTGCTCCACCAATTTTTATGGAGAACCTACTTTCTGTAAAGTTTGAAGAATTAATGTTGTATTTAATTCAGAAATATGGAAGAGAATTTGAACTTTATTTACATTCATTAATAGCTACTGAAACTTCACTTATTAAAAAAATTGTAGAAAGTAAAATACATTCTAATTTAAAATTAGAAGAAATTGCATTTTTATGCAGTATGAGTCTGTCTACCTTTAAGCGTTATTTTATCAAAGAATACAAAGTATCTCCTGGGAAATGGTTACAAGACAAACGACTTCAAAAAGCAAAAGAAACTTTAGAACTAGGAAAATTAAAACCTTCTGAAATCTATTTAGATTTTGGCTACAATAACCTTTCAAACTTCAGCATAGCTTTTAAAAATAAATTTGGATTCAATCCAAGTGAAACTTCATAATATCTCTATTTTCAACGTAAAACCTGACCTTTTTTCATAAGTTATTGAACTGTTTTAGTAATACGATATAATGACTCTCATAGTACATTTGTATCATACTAAAAACAATACTAAAACATAAAATTATGAATATTACATTAGCACAGGCTGAAAAAATGATTTCAGTTGCAAAACAAAAATCTACATCATTAGACACAAAAATGAACATCGCAATTGTAGATGCAGGAGCAAATTTGGTAGCATTTGGAAGAATGGATGGCGCTTGGTTAGGTTCACTTGACATCTCTATTAAAAAAGCGAAAACAGCCCGTTATTTTGATATGAATACAGGTATTATTGGAGAATTGTCTCAACCTGCTGGTCCTTTATATAATATTGAACATTCTAATAACGGACTTATTACTTTTCCAGGTGGTGTGCCAATTAAAAACAAAGATGGCGAAATCATTGGAGCTATTGGAGTGAGTGGAAGTTCAGTTGAAAATGATCACGCAGTTGCAGAAGCTGGAGCTACAGCTATCTAAAACACAAACTAAAAAGAGGATAATTATGATTAATTACCCTCTTTTTTAAATCAACTAATTATGAAAAAAACATTCTATTTGTTCCGTTATATAAGCTGGATTGCAATTATAGGCTCACTTCTTGGCTCGCTTCTACTTTTTGTAGTTGGTGCTTTAAAAACCATTAATGCATTTAGAGTTGTTCTTTTCGATTACATTCCAAAAGACAAAGCACATTTACATACAGCCGATATAGCGACAACATATCTCATTAAATCTTTAGATACATTTTTAATAGCATTGGTGCTTTTCATTTTTGCTCATGGAGTTTACACTTTATTTATTTCAAACAAAAAGTATGATGATGGAAATGGTGTCTTAAAATGGATTAGAACACCAAATATTGGTCATCTAAAAAATGTCCTTGCCGAAGTTATTGTTATTATTCTTTTTGTAAAATTTCTTGAAGTGGTATTTGTGAATATCGATAATCTTAAATGGGAAATTGTAATACTTCCTATTTCAATTGTTCTTTTGGCTCTAGGTTTAAAGTTTTTAAGTCTAAATAAAGATGAAAATAACAATGAAGAATAATGATTTAAGAAGATATTTAGCCGAATTTATTGGCACGTTTGCTTTAGTTTTTTGTGGAACTGGAGCTATAATTGTAAATCAACAAACCGATGGAATCTTAGGTTTAGTAGGCATCTCTTTAGCATTTGGTATTATAGTGATGGCAGTAATTTATATTTTCGGTAACATATCTGGCGCTCATATAAATCCATCGGTCACTATTGCGCTAACAATAGAAAAGGTTATAACAAAAAAAGATGCTTCATTTTATATAATCGCTCAAATCATTGGAGCAATTATAGCAAGTGTTTTATTAAAATTTATTTTTCCAGAAAGTTCAACATTAGGAGCAACATTGCCATCTGGCGAACTGTTACAATCATTTATAATAGAAATGGTATTAACTTTCTTTTTAATGCTTACTATTTTAGGAATCACTTCAAAAAAAGAATTTTCAGCTATTGCAGGTCTTATAATTGGATTAGTTGTTACTGGAATTATTCTATTTGCGGGCCCAATTTCAGGTGGCTCATTTAATCCAGCGAGAAG from Kordia antarctica encodes the following:
- a CDS encoding ISAon1 family transposase N-terminal region protein encodes the protein MDTSIDIVKLLLPEVLVDYFKLTKHEVKQGELHFYFTELNHVPQEFKDVKLTSKGFFAEATVQDFPIRGKNVYLHIIRRRWLNESSKKVITRDWQLVAKGTRITSEFAAFLKDISQ
- a CDS encoding DUF6095 family protein, producing MTKRTNKEVLAKGIKLMAGSLVCMFAGPIILHSAFKNQEHSLYIPVLIVGLLVAAGAIILAFKGMRKIMNSIF
- the murQ gene encoding N-acetylmuramic acid 6-phosphate etherase, producing MEFIKTTELDSKYNHLEKMSVSELLININTEDKIVPLAVERVIPEIENLVFNIVTRMKNGGRLFYIGAGTSGRLGIVDASECPPTFGVPHELVVGIIAGGDIAIRKAVEFAEDDTEQGWIDLQEQKISQNDTVIGIAASGTTPYVIGALKKCNKYDILTGCITCNHNSPLSTVSKHPIEVIVGSEFVTGSSRMKAGTAQKLVLNMISTAVMIQLGKIKGNKMVDMQLSNHKLVDRGVKMIMSELQVSSEEAKKLLEQHKNVRLAISNYDKKNK
- a CDS encoding MBL fold metallo-hydrolase, with the translated sequence MVDFCKNADLLIHDAQYTDEELELHSSFNQAMTTAEKANVKNLVLTHHDPSHDDIFSGNIEKMCQNRFPSCQLAKESLEFTL
- a CDS encoding ion transporter, with protein sequence MKKNNVVNKTTEAVHNLNVTTKERIRKIIEDNDTKSGRLFDITIQILILLSIVVYCFGTLPNLSPFWVQTLDIINNVCYVVFTIEYFARIYITKNKLKYIFSFYGIIDLLAILPFLFAKQFDLRAIRALRIFRIISALRISKYNNAIRRFAIALRIIRPELTLFFILTGIFIFLSAAGIYYFENEAQPEQFASIFHSLWWAIITLTTVGYGDIYPITLGGRVFTFVMLLIGLGIITIPTGLIASALSSARDIELEEKKNKEAQAK
- a CDS encoding helix-turn-helix domain-containing protein → MSIENIPEIYIKDKKVNPDLFVYDFKMNNDVVKSKVNLGMNMFSFLQIGKKQVHFAGTAVAVNKDQSLLLKKGNWLWTELLDTDAIYYCKLFFFSESKLKYFLDKHSENPRIVEGETPYFIIANDTYIISYLNSLSAISSAPPIFMENLLSVKFEELMLYLIQKYGREFELYLHSLIATETSLIKKIVESKIHSNLKLEEIAFLCSMSLSTFKRYFIKEYKVSPGKWLQDKRLQKAKETLELGKLKPSEIYLDFGYNNLSNFSIAFKNKFGFNPSETS
- a CDS encoding GlcG/HbpS family heme-binding protein, producing the protein MNITLAQAEKMISVAKQKSTSLDTKMNIAIVDAGANLVAFGRMDGAWLGSLDISIKKAKTARYFDMNTGIIGELSQPAGPLYNIEHSNNGLITFPGGVPIKNKDGEIIGAIGVSGSSVENDHAVAEAGATAI
- a CDS encoding YqhA family protein; this encodes MKKTFYLFRYISWIAIIGSLLGSLLLFVVGALKTINAFRVVLFDYIPKDKAHLHTADIATTYLIKSLDTFLIALVLFIFAHGVYTLFISNKKYDDGNGVLKWIRTPNIGHLKNVLAEVIVIILFVKFLEVVFVNIDNLKWEIVILPISIVLLALGLKFLSLNKDENNNEE
- a CDS encoding MIP/aquaporin family protein; the encoded protein is MKITMKNNDLRRYLAEFIGTFALVFCGTGAIIVNQQTDGILGLVGISLAFGIIVMAVIYIFGNISGAHINPSVTIALTIEKVITKKDASFYIIAQIIGAIIASVLLKFIFPESSTLGATLPSGELLQSFIIEMVLTFFLMLTILGITSKKEFSAIAGLIIGLVVTGIILFAGPISGGSFNPARSFAPAIISGNMTALWIYITAPTLGAILAILIWKLFNKKNENESNTTY